A genomic window from Schistocerca serialis cubense isolate TAMUIC-IGC-003099 chromosome 4, iqSchSeri2.2, whole genome shotgun sequence includes:
- the LOC126473183 gene encoding MAPK regulated corepressor interacting protein 2, with the protein MYTVSKGPSKIVAKTRRGLSHSQNIERLETLRDQTKKPLDSDQGQVMNVPKPVFHSVNGKRSNSQRTQQEVISPQHAELINFVCESWHRICKEYEQEPSEHDRGSNNCIVYYNDGERSPVLQDFKPFDLESWWGKRLFNNITKSI; encoded by the exons ATGTATACTGTCTCCAAAGGGCCAAGTAAAATCGTTGCTAAAACGAGGCGAG GACTTTCACACTCACAAAACATAGAAAGGCTGGAAACACTGAGGGACCAGACGAAAAAGCCCTTGGACTCCGATCAGGGTCAAGTTATGAA TGTGCCGAAACCCGTGTTCCACAGTGTGAATGGAAAACGATCCAATAGTCAGAGAACGCAGCAAGAAGTTATTAGTCCACAACACGCCGAGCTGATAAActtcgtttgtgaat CTTGGCATAGGATATGCAAAGAATATGAGCAAGAACCATCAGAACATGATCGAG GTTCTAATAATTGTATAGTCTATTACAATGATGGTGAACGAAGTCCAGTTTTACAGG ATTTTAAACCATTTGACCTCGAATCTTGGTGGGGTAAACGATTGTTCAATAACATCACAAAATCTATATAA